A genomic stretch from Emys orbicularis isolate rEmyOrb1 chromosome 12 unlocalized genomic scaffold, rEmyOrb1.hap1 SUPER_12_unloc_1, whole genome shotgun sequence includes:
- the LOC135894807 gene encoding guanine nucleotide exchange factor subunit RIC1-like → IHPSIHPHTHPSSHPSIHPSIHPSIHPSIHPSIHPHMHPSSYPSIHPSIHPSIHPSPYAPFLLSIHPSIPPHIHPSIHPHTHPSSHPSIHPSPYAPIHPSIHPSIHPHTHPSSHPSIHPHTHPSSHPSIHPSIHPHTHPSSHPSIHPSIHPSIHPSIHPSIHPHMHPSSHPSIHPSIHPSIHPTVQPAIHLLNSSSILADVCQHTHPSCHGNYPLPP, encoded by the coding sequence atccatccatccatccatccccatacacacccttcctcccatccatccatccatccatccatccatccatccatccatccatccatccatccatccatccatccccatatgcACCCTtcctcctatccatccatccatccatccatccatccatccatccatccatccccatatgcACCCTTCCTCctatcaatccatccatccatccctccccatatccatccatccatccatccccatacgcacccttcctcccatccatccatccatccatccccatatgcacccatccatccatccatccatccatccatccatccccatacacacccttcctcccatccatccatccatccccatacacacccttcctcccatccatccatccatccatccatccatccccatacacacccttcctcccatccatccatccatccatccatccatccatccatccatccatccatccatccatccatccatccccatatgcacccttcctcccatccatccatccatccatccatccatccatccatccatccaactgTTCAGCCAGCCATTCATTTACTCAACTCTTCATCCATCCTCGCAGATGTCTGTCAACACACCCACCCTTCCTGTCATGGtaactaccccctccccccataa